Genomic segment of Kibdelosporangium phytohabitans:
GTCCGGCAGCTCGCCCAGCAGGGCTTCACCGTGTACCTCGGGGCACGCGATCCCCGACGGGGACGGGCGGCTGCCGCGGGACTCGCGGGTCTGGACGTGCGGTTCGTGCGATTGGACGTGACCGATCCGGAATCCGTCGAGGCCGCCGTGCGGACCGTCGAGGCCGAGACCGGGCGGCTTGACGTCCTGGTCAACAACGCCGGGGTCGTGGTCGAGTGGGGCGTCCGGCCCACCGAGATCACAGCCGAGCAGCTGCGGGAAGCGTACGAGGTCAACGTTTTCGGTGTCGTCACGGTGACGGCTGCCTGCCTGCCGCTGCTGCGTCGTTCTGGGGCCGCCAGGATCGTCAACATGTCCAGTGGGCTCGGTTCGCTGACGTTGCTGGACGACCCGGCGAGCCCGGTGCCGTCGCGGGACTTGCTCGCGTACAGCTCGTCCAAGGCTGCCCTCAACGCATTGACTGTG
This window contains:
- a CDS encoding SDR family oxidoreductase; this translates as METNTVALVTGGNKGIGLEIVRQLAQQGFTVYLGARDPRRGRAAAAGLAGLDVRFVRLDVTDPESVEAAVRTVEAETGRLDVLVNNAGVVVEWGVRPTEITAEQLREAYEVNVFGVVTVTAACLPLLRRSGAARIVNMSSGLGSLTLLDDPASPVPSRDLLAYSSSKAALNALTVLYADALRADGIKVNAASPGAVPTDQNVAATFYRGDRTAAEGARVPVLLATLPADGPTGSFRGPRSVDDVIPW